From the genome of Primulina eburnea isolate SZY01 unplaced genomic scaffold, ASM2296580v1 ctg9_ERROPOS1000000, whole genome shotgun sequence:
GCACAAGCAAAGAATTGAACAAATGTTAACAAAAAATGCATCAAGTCCAATTTCTCCTCCATTAACACCTCATTTGAATTATAAATTTAGAAAAAGTACACAGCCCGTAAAACCAACTAGAGACTGTGTTTATACCTCTACCTACTCTACTCCAACCATATTTGATGCATATCCATGATCAGCTATGCGGAATTTCATCCACTTCGCTCTCTGCGGatcatttaaaagttaaataaaGAACATATCTTTCAAAAAAATACATAACAGGTTATTTAACTCCGTCTCTCCCTCGAAAGTTTACATGTTTTATGCAGTACTTGCAACCAGACCTTTTTAAAATACAGTCTCATGCAAACTTGTCAAAATATCAATATCACCAGTTCAAGATTcactcaaataaataaatataaaaataataattctcTCAAATAATACTGGAGGATGTGATGTTCTACATTTAACAAATTTTGAGatccattaaaaaaaataacagcCATATTTAAATTCAAATCAGTTATAAACTGCAAAAGTCAAGCTTACCGTTGGGGACTTTTGAAGCATGATCTGCAACACCTTGATGGGTGTGATAGCTTGCATCTATCAAATCACGGTCATTCTTACTTCTTGTAATGGACTTCCGCACAACAGAAGCCCGGGTTTTTTTCTGTGGAGGTTCACGAGAATTTGAATCCTCATCAGCTAGACCACCAGGAACAATGGAAACAGAATCCTGCTTCCTTCGTCTCCGCTCAGGTGTCTCCTCATTTTGATCTTTTTGTCCTCGTCCTCGTCCCCTTCCTCGTCCTCTGCCTCGCCCCCTTGTCCCAGAGGGGGAAGTATGCATAACAGGTTGCACAACAGCTACAACAGAAGATAATGGAGGGGTTGCCAGTGGATTTAAAGTCGACACTACAGGATCGGGCTGGCCAACACTTTCCACAACCACAGAGCCAGTAATAGAATTGCCAGGAGCCATCGCAGAACTGGGAACTAGTCCTTGTTCTGAACCCTGGTTTGATTGGATTGGGTAAGAAAGTGATGGTGGAGCACTGGCAGACAAAACTTTATTAGACTCATTACACTCTTGCTCTATAACCTTGGCGAGAGAAACAGTGGTAATACTGGCAGCCATTGTGGAACTAGGGATAATTCCTCCCTGTGTTTCAATGACTGGATTATGAGCACCTGGTGGTGAGGAAGGAAATGGAACAGCTTGTAATCCCATGGTCTGTTTTTTGCCTCTGCGGCTGGGAGCAGGAGCTTCTCCTGTTGTAGTCTTTTGGCCTCggcctcgacctcgacctcttCCTCTACCTCGCGTCGATGTTGGAGAAGCAACAATCTGAGCAACGGGACTGACATACGGGAGAGAGGCTGGCAAGGAGTTCGAGGTAACAGGCTGTTCCAATGGTTGTGTGCTCCCAGTGATGGCAAAACTATCCGAAGAATTTGAATTAGAATCAGGTACCAGAGCAGCAGTCTCAGCCTTGGAGACCTCTTCTGTTTCTCCAGTTACCAAAGGCACAGGACAAGGAACTGGTGGAGGCATTCCAATCGGAGGAGAGATTACAACTGGAACTCTTTTTGGCCTTCCTCGACCCCTTTTAATAGGTGGGGTAGCCTCATTGACTCCTTGGGCAGTTGGTTGAACAGATGAATATTGAGGCATTAAAGGTACTGCTTGTGCCTGCATTTCACTCGCGACCACAGCAGAGCTAATTCCAGCCTCTGCCAATACCGCTCCAGTAATCTCTTCCTTCACAATGGGAGATTCTGGGGACCCAACTTGACACATTCTTTCGAATTCTTCTTCAGTCAATTGCTCTTCATAAGAGCGCACCTGAAAAAATATTGATTCAGAACACAATAAATTTGTATTTGTCACAATCATACTCGTTATTTAACAAACAAAGATCGGGAATACAAAAACAAGGTAAATGTGGACAGTGGACATGTGACAGTTAAATTCAGATAACTAACCTCTCTAGCTCTTTTTCCTCTTCCATAATGTTGGATATCAAGCCCTCCAAGGGCCCCACCCTTCCTCTTCATCCCAAGACTAGTTGGCACAACTGGATTCGCTATATCAGAGATCTTCATTGCTTTATAAAATGGTTGCAATTCATCATCATTCAGAAGTCGAGAGGGCAGCGGAGGTATCTGCTCAGGTTTCTGCGTTCGTTTCCCACCAAAGAAACTTTGCCAAAGTGCCTGTAGACAAAATCTTTCCAAAAGTAAGAAAAAAGCCATTTCCTTGATCACACATAAATGTGTGAAGATTAAGCAAAAATATACGTAGATTTAGAAATTACCATTTCTTCTTCCCGTCTCTGTTTGTCAACTgactcaaaaatatcaatttccGACTCACTGTAGTGAATACAGAATGTGATACAATCATAAATCACATAATAAAGAATAATAACTAAAGTAGAATACGTTCAAAGTCTTCAATTATATGTTAGAATACAGTTCACCACAATGAAAATCTACCTGCGAGCTATAATATCATTAAGAGAATCGTCATCCAGAACAGGTGCAGCCTCCTCCTTCTTGGACTCCCGCAAGAGAGCCTCCAAGTATTCTCTTCGATCTTCCGCACTGAGATTcaaatacaaatatatcatgagGCAAATGCCAAACGATGCACCATACCACCATGCTACTTCTGGCACAAAGCATACCTCGTGTTATTGTCGAAAAAACCAGCAGTTATACTCTGATTTGCAACCCCAAGTTTGTGTTCGGCAGCAGCCCTAACTTGTTCTTCCACGGTTTGAACctggtttattatcaaaaaaatATAACAATAGATACCCCGAAAAACTAAGAGAAGTACATGGTCAGGAACTacacataatcaaaataagTGTCAGTCCTTTTAACTTAGAATATTATCACACCTTTAACACATGCCACTTTAAATTAGTTGGAATATGTTATTAGCAATTGCACATGACAAATCAATTAGATTTCAGCAATACGATCTTGTAGTCATGTCTTCAACAAATAGGACATATATTGTAGTACTCAAATGAATCACAAACAAGAAGGGCTGTTGTTTGTGAACTCTCATGGGGGAATTCTGGCATCAATTTCCACTAACCAAAATAGTTCACTATATAATACAAAGATCACATAGAAATTAAGCTACAGAATGCCGCTATTTGACATTCCTGCACAATGATCAATTAGAAAAAACAAATTAAAAGCTGAAAGTTCAGTCCCAGATATATGACAATTACAAAGTACAAAGAAATGAAGAGTTAATTTCAGCCTCAGCCATGTCTGCCACATACTTTCACTCACTAAACAAGTGGGACTTCTTGATTTCACACTTGTTTCAACCAAATCAGAACTGGAAAAAGGTAAAAAGGTGGCAATACTAACTCATGTAATGAACAGGAAAAAAGTGGTAACACTAACTCATGCAACGAAAACACAATCCAATACCAAAATACAAAAATTAGTCAACTATTCTCGTGAATTCCCAGAGCTTGTATCTCTACTTTTCTGCCTTAAAATACTAATTCAATATCCCCCTAGGAAATTATTCATTCGAAAAATCAATACAATTGGGATTGATTTAATGAGTTACTAGTTTAATCTCATTTTATCACATAGCTATACTAAGCAAACCGTATGGAAAAGGCTGATTAGCATCCAGTTTACCAACAATCCTTTATTACTCACATTAACACGTTAGCTATAACTGGAAATTTGAATAACTTTTTCCACTATTATATAGCAGAAGCCACTCCAACTTCGAAGTGCAGTGCAAAGCCAATAAAATTAACCTCTGAAAAGTCCAAGGCAGCACAAGTTGACAGCTACATAATCTCCACAATATAGCAGGTGGTGATGTTAAAAAGGCAATGTGTTCTCTAAGACCAGAAGAAAAGATCTAAAGAAACAGACACTCGAATTCCAAGAACAATGTATTTACTGTTTCTAAGCGAAGAACGAGAACATCCTTCTTTTGTCCAATCCTATGAGCTCTTGCCTGAGCTTGCAGATCAACCTGTATAAATCAAAGATGTCAACAAACAAACAGAAGTTAAGTTCTGAATGCTGATATTTCACTAAGAACTATTTAGAAATATTACCTGAGGATTCCAATCTGTGTCAAAGATAATCACAGTATCAGCTGCTTGAAGATTCACACCAACACCTCCAGCTCGAATACTGGAACCATAGATTACAGGTTAGCATAACAATTTTAAATAACAACAGATAATAATGTTTGTTTTAAGCAGATTGTATCTTATAATTCAACAGTGACTGTTCAATGAATTCAGTAGGATGaccattcaaaatattttatctaCTTTCCCTCAgttgatttgattaaatgtgACACCAACATACAGATATGACATCAACACATGACGCCATAGAAAATATAAGCATTCATGTGGATTTCTGACCCTGTAACAGGACCCTAGAATAGCCTCTCTACGGGACCAAAACCCTAAAAGATTCACCAACTGGGACTTTGAAAGAGAATATCAATTTTGGCAAAATTTCTCCATAATATACTCTCAAGTATTGGTCATTTCATGACAACAAGAACTCTTAATTCTAAAATTCTTCACCCCTGATTGATATCAATATGCGATAATGGTGAAGTGTTTGCAAAACATCATCTGCACTTCTCCACTTCAACCATCTCACTTGTATTCTATGTGATAAATTTTTATCAATCCTCCCCATTTTTCTATAAAAATAATCTTACAAACTTAAAGTGTCACTAATCGGTAATTCGACATCTCCTATCTTAACCATTGTCTCACTACTCCAAGTATCGCTAAACTTAAATTCCGTGTATTATGTGTTTGCTCTACTAAGTCTAAAACCTTTATCTTCTGACATTTATTGCCAAGTTTCAAACTTAACATTTACTACTTCACGAGTCTCATCCCACCAAGACAATGTCATCTGCAAACAACATACACCAACGCACCATGTCCTGAATATGTTTGGTGACTTCATCCATGACAAGTGCAAAAAGATATGGGCTTAAAACTGATTCTTGATGTAGCCCTGACTTCATAGGAAACTCTTCAACTAATCCTCTAGAGGTCCTCACTCTTGTCATTATGTCCTTGTGCATGTCCTTGATGCCTTCAATATATGCTACTCTTATGTCTTTCTTTTCCAAAACCTTCCACGTAATTTCTCTTTGACACTGTCATATGTTTTTCCTATGTCGATAAATACCATGTGTAAGTCTCGTTTCTTCTCTCAATACATTTCTACTAATTGTCTAAGGAGGTGAATAGCCTCCAACATTGTCCTTCCATACATGAATCCAAATTGATTTCAGTCACCTCTCTTTTATCTTAATCTTCTTTAATCTCTCTTTCCTAAAGTTTCATGGTATGACTCATTAGCTTAATACCCCCATAATTTGCACAGTTTCGTAAATCTCCCTTGTTTGAAAACATGGGAACTACACTATATATCTTAAAGTCATACGGCCCTATCCATTTATTCATTCGACCAAACACGTTAACAAGGTTTTGTAGCAATCCAATAAGAATGAAATATCCTCATAACAAAACAGGTCCTGAAATTGTTTGATTTGCATCATCGAGCACAAATGACCTGAGTTTCACATGTTCCAACATTAATAGTAAATAAATCAAAACTGATAATTATCAAACAAACCAAATGTGTTTTTTCAACCATGTTGCAGTTGCAACATGAATTCTGATAAACCCACTCCATTACATCTCACAGGAATATGAGAACATCTAACATAAATGGATCCATCTCTACTGTGTCAATGATAAAATGCATGCCTACTACTCAAAGAACCACAAAAGAAGCATTATTACCTaagcaaaaatataaaatatggagAACCAGGTTGATTGAACCCATCAATGAGGGCTCCTCGATCACCACCAGATGTATGCCCATCTAACCGAAGGTATCTATATTGTTTCCAGCATAGATAGTCCTCCATAACATCAAGAAGTCTAGTCATCGTTGAAAAGAGTAGAACCTGAACACCAAAACactcatcaacataaagtacacAGTACCAATGCTtcaagagagagagagagagagagagagagagagagagagagagggaaCAAGACAGGAGACCAAAATGAAATGTAAAAAAATACTGGCCATAGCATTAAGCAAAAGATGCAGAAGCAAAATGTAACAAGTTTATTTGATACCTTCTCAAAAATCACTCATGTTGACCAAATACTTCAACAGTTGTAATTTATTTTACTATAATTCATACGAGAAGTACAGACTACTTGTGTCAATAAAATATCCGTATTTTGTTTGGCGTTTATTTTTTCACTCAGACTTGAATTTAAATTTCTGGCATGCCAGTAAATTGCCACAGCTGTACAAAGATTATCGTAAAGAAAATGGATCCATTTGCCGAATGAAATACCAGCATTTATTTGAGGGAATCGGGACACaattagataaaaaaaatatggtaggcagtatgtattgattattaaAGAACAAACGACAAGCTAAAAAACACACTCAAAGACGGttagaaaaggaaaaaaattgatATACAGTAATccaaatccaaaaataaatgaaCTTATCATACCCTCTGACCAGTCGCCGGGGcagaatgataaaaaaaaatggcagGCAGTATGTACTGATTATTAAAGAACAGACAAGCTAAAAAAACAAACTCAAAGATGTTTTAGAAAAGAAAATATAATTGATATACAGTAATCCAAAGCCAAAAATAAATGAACTACATATCATACCCTATGACCAGTTGCCTTTAGTTTGGGCAACAAACGATCCAGCATCTCAAGTTTCCCACAGAGTCTCACAATGTTTGGGAGATAATGAGTAGGTATCAAATTATTCACCTGAccagaaataaaaaaatgatcaGTCAACAAAAAAACTGGTCTTGTTTATATCAGCAAGTTCTCCGTACTCCTGATATCCAAAACAGGGCAAGAAAAGTGGAAAAGTTATAAAAACAATCGCCCActcaaataaacaaaaaatttaatacaGTGAAAAGTTTCTATCACTCAGTGATTAGGTAACTTATTGTACTCTAAAATAGACAGGAGCAGAGAcctactattttttttataagaaacaaTCTTTTAGCagaataattaaagttaaaGGTTACAAAAGGCGGACAAGTTATCCGTAGCTACTTAAAAGATGAATGAAGCTCTGGTTACATCAACAACAGAAGCAAAGACCTGCTAGAATTAACAACTCCAGCAACAGATTCATTTTCAAAAAGATTGCAAAAGGTGGAAAGAGGTGACACATCCATAACATTAATTCAACGAACTAGACTAATTTATCAAGCTTAGATCGATTATTCAACCTACATAAAGTAATTAATAAACAAAAGGGAAAATATACCTCCTCCACATGAAGTTGGCTAAGATAAGGATGGTTACATATATTACGCAGCTCCATCACAGAGTTATGCACAGTTCGAGCCTGAAAGTTTGCTAAGAGGTAAGGAAAAATACTTCTAGGATGCTATTTAAAAGGGAAACTATATATGCATTAAGAACTTTTCACACATAAATCCATCTTCACAAAAACACGGACTCACGGAAGTAGCTattgtggtgtgtgtgtgtattagtGTGCAAACCTTCATATCTGCGCCTTTGCATACACCATTATTCTATGCATGCACATGCATAAACCCCGGAACACATCTTTTCCATATCTAGAGAgatcataaaatttaaaaatgaaaaataccTTTGATGTTCCAATAGCGCCAAGGTTCTCTTCTACCCTCTTCATCAATAGCTTTTGATATGCAGAAGCCTCACATCTAATCAGCCTTTCAATCTTTTCGGGCAATTGATTCTCAACCTGGAAATAATTAACAGTTACAAGAAGAATAACATAAGAAACATTTCTGATACAAAAGTTCCTTGATACAATACATTGGTGAGCTTCCACAATCACACGCATCTAGTGAGTAAGGGATGACCATATATAGAACATCCAAATAAGTTCCCATATACTCTCAGGAGTAGAAGGGATGGTATGAGAAAAAAATGACATAAATATGAAGATGCTCATAGGTTTGGTTACAAGGTAATACAATATGCCAGTAATGGTGGCCATCTTGATATAAGTCATATTTTACCCCTATCAAGCATCATTATACTAAATAACATGTTATCTTTTCTATAATTTTTTCAACCATgaaaataaatatgataaagAGTAAGATTGCAGTCACTAATAAAATAACAACAATCAAGAGGTGGCAACACAAACTTGATTTAATCTAGTCATGAGACAGCTGAATGCAGAAAGATACCTTGTGCTTCAATCTTCGAAGAACAAATGGTCGCAGAACTTGGTGAAGCCGATTTATGATCAAAAGATTCTCCTCCTCAGATAGTAAAGCCTGGTCACAATAATTagcgatgatgatgatgatgatgatgatgatgatttaaAAGTTCAAGAAGAATGTCAGCATTAGGATCTACAACACTTACTTCATCGGCGGAAATATCACCGTTACTCTCAAAAGGCTTATTGAACCACTGAGAAAAGTCCACTGAGGAGTTAAATATATTTGGCAACAAGAAGTTAAGCAGCGCCCATAGTTCCTCAAGATTGTTCTACAAAGAGGCAAACAGATAAGATAGAAGATAAAGTAACGTCGCCAATAAGAGTGAGTTAATATTTGAACTCAAAGGCCATTTcgtcaaataaaattatgaaagtaAGAAACAAGGTGTAATTGCAGTATATAATAAGACATAAATAAGccaaatttacaaattttagaCCTGCAAAGGTGTTCCAGTCAACAGTAATCTGTGATTACTCTTGTAATGCTTCAAATCAGCATTCAACTTGCAGGAAGCATTTTTTATGCGATGTCCTTCATCAATAATGATATAATGCCACTGTATTTTGCTTAATTTTGGCCGATCGTGCTTGTTCATTAAATATTCATACGTTGTCAACAGGACATTGAATTTTGGATGAGCGATTTGTTCCCTGCAATGTATAATGATGACAGATAAAATAATGTGTTACAAGGAATTATATAAACAAGAAACTCCCATCAGATTACACATCTCTTACTTAAATAGCCTTCGGCGTTCTTCAGGAGGACCCGAGTAAACAATTTTGTGGATACTTGGTGCCCAGAAATCAATTTCTGACACCCACCCAGGCAGTACTGAAGATGGTACAACTACTAAAAACGGTCCCCTATCGTTCTTAGTTTCCATTAGGTAACAAATTAGAGAAATAACCTGCAAATTTTGTACAATCAGATAGAAAATTCCGTTAAATCCATGGGTAACAAAACCGAAACCATAAACCTAAGTAATTTGCAGACTATAGGTTtactttgaaaaaaaaaatcatacctGAACCGTTTTACCGAGGCCCATTTCATCTGCTAGAATGCCGTTCAAATGGTTATTATAAAGCGAAAGCAACCACCTTAGTCCATTCATTTGGTACCTTAAAAGCACAAAGAAAATAATTCAAGATAAATAATGTCACAGTCGTCAGTACAAACATGCTCAGT
Proteins encoded in this window:
- the LOC140822694 gene encoding chromatin structure-remodeling complex protein SYD isoform X1 — translated: MANPQNVELEAAKFLHKLIQESKDEPTKLATKLYVILQHMKSSGKENSMPYQVISRAMETVIKQHNLDIETLMSSRLPLPAGTQIGDSASLQIAGSSQHVGVTKESNSSFAGNDAGTSEAYASTRLLADTGSSAHGLYQGAAAHLSGGVVKVHEGSTGFYLSAESSNQMQFGSSSYDSRDFSAKMPKDRSMEVFTSVPSADHAAVRSMAVKSVDPGGSNMASNANKPAQGSIPSSLSEAGMLRNVAPRDAGKSSVSLAPGTGLLFTDQQLKQLRAQCLVFLSFRNGLLPKKLHLEIALGNLYFKEGISDGPHRDLIDQKGKEQIPTSVPEATRPLDKPTSSRSHPSILESSSLMEADNAKVLEERSFPPTILFENEQDRNHLLATRKIEAEIQSYEGVGLHSSATKDLHDLNLREISSRNLEDDSGNNRLLANIASGAVRTDQEGEDISASYDKPHSPRHTTVETWILQRQKRKLLAQQIWAQKLQKTDLRIAACSNKLKDIVSCSEDISAKTKSVIELKKLQLLELQRRLRNDILHDFFKPIASEIDRLKSIKKHRIGRRSKQIERYEQRMKEERQKRTRDRQKEFFSEIEVHRERMEDGFKIKRERWKGFNRYVREFHKRKERFYREKIDRIQREKINLLKINDVEGYLRMVQDAKSDRVKQLLKETEKYLQKLGSKLRDAKSMAGQYENDSSIMEENEAAAENEDERDQAKHYLESNEKYYMMAHSVKENIVEQPTCLVGGKLREYQMNGLRWLLSLYNNHLNGILADEMGLGKTVQVISLICYLMETKNDRGPFLVVVPSSVLPGWVSEIDFWAPSIHKIVYSGPPEERRRLFKEQIAHPKFNVLLTTYEYLMNKHDRPKLSKIQWHYIIIDEGHRIKNASCKLNADLKHYKSNHRLLLTGTPLQNNLEELWALLNFLLPNIFNSSVDFSQWFNKPFESNGDISADEALLSEEENLLIINRLHQVLRPFVLRRLKHKVENQLPEKIERLIRCEASAYQKLLMKRVEENLGAIGTSKARTVHNSVMELRNICNHPYLSQLHVEEVNNLIPTHYLPNIVRLCGKLEMLDRLLPKLKATGHRVLLFSTMTRLLDVMEDYLCWKQYRYLRLDGHTSGGDRGALIDGFNQPGSPYFIFLLSIRAGGVGVNLQAADTVIIFDTDWNPQVDLQAQARAHRIGQKKDVLVLRLETVQTVEEQVRAAAEHKLGVANQSITAGFFDNNTSAEDRREYLEALLRESKKEEAAPVLDDDSLNDIIARSESEIDIFESVDKQRREEEMALWQSFFGGKRTQKPEQIPPLPSRLLNDDELQPFYKAMKISDIANPVVPTSLGMKRKGGALGGLDIQHYGRGKRAREVRSYEEQLTEEEFERMCQVGSPESPIVKEEITGAVLAEAGISSAVVASEMQAQAVPLMPQYSSVQPTAQGVNEATPPIKRGRGRPKRVPVVISPPIGMPPPVPCPVPLVTGETEEVSKAETAALVPDSNSNSSDSFAITGSTQPLEQPVTSNSLPASLPYVSPVAQIVASPTSTRGRGRGRGRGRGQKTTTGEAPAPSRRGKKQTMGLQAVPFPSSPPGAHNPVIETQGGIIPSSTMAASITTVSLAKVIEQECNESNKVLSASAPPSLSYPIQSNQGSEQGLVPSSAMAPGNSITGSVVVESVGQPDPVVSTLNPLATPPLSSVVAVVQPVMHTSPSGTRGRGRGRGRGRGRGQKDQNEETPERRRRKQDSVSIVPGGLADEDSNSREPPQKKTRASVVRKSITRSKNDRDLIDASYHTHQGVADHASKVPNESEVDEIPHS
- the LOC140822694 gene encoding chromatin structure-remodeling complex protein SYD isoform X3, translated to MANPQNVELEAAKFLHKLIQESKDEPTKLATKLYVILQHMKSSGKENSMPYQVISRAMETVIKQHNLDIETLMSSRLPLPAGTQIGDSASLQIAGSSQHVGVTKESNSSFAGNDAGTSEAYASTRLLADTGSSAHGLYQGAAAHLSGGVVKVHEGSTGFYLSAESSNQMQFGSSSYDSRDFSAKMPKDRSMEVFTSVPSADHAAVRSMAVKSVDPGGSNMASNANKPAQGSIPSSLSEAGMLRNVAPRDAGKSSVSLAPGTGLLFTDQQLKQLRAQCLVFLSFRNGLLPKKLHLEIALGNLYFKEDGPHRDLIDQKGKEQIPTSVPEATRPLDKPTSSRSHPSILESSSLMEADNAKVLEERSFPPTILFENEQDRNHLLATRKIEAEIQSYEGVGLHSSATKDLHDLNLREISSRNLEDDSGNNRLLANIASGAVRTDQEGEDISASYDKPHSPRHTTVETWILQRQKRKLLAQQIWAQKLQKTDLRIAACSNKLKDIVSCSEDISAKTKSVIELKKLQLLELQRRLRNDILHDFFKPIASEIDRLKSIKKHRIGRRSKQIERYEQRMKEERQKRTRDRQKEFFSEIEVHRERMEDGFKIKRERWKGFNRYVREFHKRKERFYREKIDRIQREKINLLKINDVEGYLRMVQDAKSDRVKQLLKETEKYLQKLGSKLRDAKSMAGQYENDSSIMEENEAAAENEDERDQAKHYLESNEKYYMMAHSVKENIVEQPTCLVGGKLREYQMNGLRWLLSLYNNHLNGILADEMGLGKTVQVISLICYLMETKNDRGPFLVVVPSSVLPGWVSEIDFWAPSIHKIVYSGPPEERRRLFKEQIAHPKFNVLLTTYEYLMNKHDRPKLSKIQWHYIIIDEGHRIKNASCKLNADLKHYKSNHRLLLTGTPLQNNLEELWALLNFLLPNIFNSSVDFSQWFNKPFESNGDISADEALLSEEENLLIINRLHQVLRPFVLRRLKHKVENQLPEKIERLIRCEASAYQKLLMKRVEENLGAIGTSKARTVHNSVMELRNICNHPYLSQLHVEEVNNLIPTHYLPNIVRLCGKLEMLDRLLPKLKATGHRVLLFSTMTRLLDVMEDYLCWKQYRYLRLDGHTSGGDRGALIDGFNQPGSPYFIFLLSIRAGGVGVNLQAADTVIIFDTDWNPQVDLQAQARAHRIGQKKDVLVLRLETVQTVEEQVRAAAEHKLGVANQSITAGFFDNNTSAEDRREYLEALLRESKKEEAAPVLDDDSLNDIIARSESEIDIFESVDKQRREEEMALWQSFFGGKRTQKPEQIPPLPSRLLNDDELQPFYKAMKISDIANPVVPTSLGMKRKGGALGGLDIQHYGRGKRAREVRSYEEQLTEEEFERMCQVGSPESPIVKEEITGAVLAEAGISSAVVASEMQAQAVPLMPQYSSVQPTAQGVNEATPPIKRGRGRPKRVPVVISPPIGMPPPVPCPVPLVTGETEEVSKAETAALVPDSNSNSSDSFAITGSTQPLEQPVTSNSLPASLPYVSPVAQIVASPTSTRGRGRGRGRGRGQKTTTGEAPAPSRRGKKQTMGLQAVPFPSSPPGAHNPVIETQGGIIPSSTMAASITTVSLAKVIEQECNESNKVLSASAPPSLSYPIQSNQGSEQGLVPSSAMAPGNSITGSVVVESVGQPDPVVSTLNPLATPPLSSVVAVVQPVMHTSPSGTRGRGRGRGRGRGRGQKDQNEETPERRRRKQDSVSIVPGGLADEDSNSREPPQKKTRASVVRKSITRSKNDRDLIDASYHTHQGVADHASKVPNESEVDEIPHS
- the LOC140822694 gene encoding chromatin structure-remodeling complex protein SYD isoform X2; amino-acid sequence: MANPQNVELEAAKFLHKLIQESKDEPTKLATKLYVILQHMKSSGKENSMPYQVISRAMETVIKQHNLDIETLMSSRLPLPAGTQIGDSASLQIAGSSQHVGVTKESNSSFAGNDAGTSEAYASTRLLADTGSSAHGLYQGAAAHLSGGVVKVHEGSTGFYLSAESSNQMQFGSSSYDSRDFSAKMPKDRSMEVFTSVPSADHAAVRSMAVKSVDPGGSNMASNANKPAQGSIPSSLSEAGMLRNVAPRDAGKSSVSLAPGTGLLFTDQQLKQLRAQCLVFLSFRNGLLPKKLHLEIALGNLYFKEGISDGPHRDLIDQKGKEQIPTSVPEATRPLDKPTSSRSHPSILESSSLMEADNAKVLEERSFPPTILFENEQDRNHLLATRKIEAEIQSYEGVGLHSSATKDLHDLNLREISSRNLEDDSGNNRLLANIASGVRTDQEGEDISASYDKPHSPRHTTVETWILQRQKRKLLAQQIWAQKLQKTDLRIAACSNKLKDIVSCSEDISAKTKSVIELKKLQLLELQRRLRNDILHDFFKPIASEIDRLKSIKKHRIGRRSKQIERYEQRMKEERQKRTRDRQKEFFSEIEVHRERMEDGFKIKRERWKGFNRYVREFHKRKERFYREKIDRIQREKINLLKINDVEGYLRMVQDAKSDRVKQLLKETEKYLQKLGSKLRDAKSMAGQYENDSSIMEENEAAAENEDERDQAKHYLESNEKYYMMAHSVKENIVEQPTCLVGGKLREYQMNGLRWLLSLYNNHLNGILADEMGLGKTVQVISLICYLMETKNDRGPFLVVVPSSVLPGWVSEIDFWAPSIHKIVYSGPPEERRRLFKEQIAHPKFNVLLTTYEYLMNKHDRPKLSKIQWHYIIIDEGHRIKNASCKLNADLKHYKSNHRLLLTGTPLQNNLEELWALLNFLLPNIFNSSVDFSQWFNKPFESNGDISADEALLSEEENLLIINRLHQVLRPFVLRRLKHKVENQLPEKIERLIRCEASAYQKLLMKRVEENLGAIGTSKARTVHNSVMELRNICNHPYLSQLHVEEVNNLIPTHYLPNIVRLCGKLEMLDRLLPKLKATGHRVLLFSTMTRLLDVMEDYLCWKQYRYLRLDGHTSGGDRGALIDGFNQPGSPYFIFLLSIRAGGVGVNLQAADTVIIFDTDWNPQVDLQAQARAHRIGQKKDVLVLRLETVQTVEEQVRAAAEHKLGVANQSITAGFFDNNTSAEDRREYLEALLRESKKEEAAPVLDDDSLNDIIARSESEIDIFESVDKQRREEEMALWQSFFGGKRTQKPEQIPPLPSRLLNDDELQPFYKAMKISDIANPVVPTSLGMKRKGGALGGLDIQHYGRGKRAREVRSYEEQLTEEEFERMCQVGSPESPIVKEEITGAVLAEAGISSAVVASEMQAQAVPLMPQYSSVQPTAQGVNEATPPIKRGRGRPKRVPVVISPPIGMPPPVPCPVPLVTGETEEVSKAETAALVPDSNSNSSDSFAITGSTQPLEQPVTSNSLPASLPYVSPVAQIVASPTSTRGRGRGRGRGRGQKTTTGEAPAPSRRGKKQTMGLQAVPFPSSPPGAHNPVIETQGGIIPSSTMAASITTVSLAKVIEQECNESNKVLSASAPPSLSYPIQSNQGSEQGLVPSSAMAPGNSITGSVVVESVGQPDPVVSTLNPLATPPLSSVVAVVQPVMHTSPSGTRGRGRGRGRGRGRGQKDQNEETPERRRRKQDSVSIVPGGLADEDSNSREPPQKKTRASVVRKSITRSKNDRDLIDASYHTHQGVADHASKVPNESEVDEIPHS